Genomic DNA from Gimesia aquarii:
CGTATTGATGACATGCAATAAAATATTCGTGAGATGATACCCACCGGCCCAAAGTCCATAGAGACTATGATCAATCAGAAACGAAAAGATGGTTAAAGGGGCATAATTGCGTGTGACAACCTGAGTTGCGATCTTTTGTAAATTATCGGGATGCCAACTCTTTGCGAGGGGATTGTCAATGACATACCAGGGGTCATCCCAGTTTACAAAATCAAAACTGGTTGCCATGCCAAAACAGATCAAAACAACGAATGCCAAAGAGAAAACAGGCACTTTCTGGCTTTTCATTGTCTGAAATAGTTGCCAGGGAGGTTCTTGTTGTACTTGTTTCATCATATTTATAATCCCATTCACGACAGGGATTAATAGAGCATCTCCCTGGTTACCTTTAACATAGGTCTTCCTCAGTTCACTGCCGAAATTTCAGGAAAAATGATGATTAATTGAAACATCAACCAGGGTAGAAAACCTGATAACCGGCACAATCGATTTAACAGGACCAAGTATCCATTGGTACCTCGTTTATAAGCATCGCGGTTCTAATCAGATGAACCATCACCAAAACTATAAGCTAGATTTCAATGATAATGTGCGCCTATTGCCATTAGATCGAGTCTTTGAGTTGCAACAGCGAGGGAGATTATCATGCCAATACACACTTCATTAATGAGTCCAAGTATTAAACAATTAGAACCTGCTGTTGCTCCTGACTGTGCCGAGGTGATGACACAAATCCAAAGTATGGAACCATTGCTTGAAGAAATTGAGCGAAATTGCATTCCACAAGGTAAAACGATCATCGTCATGCCCGCATTTAATGCAGCTTCCACCTTGAGCAAAACATTAACAGATCTTCCTACAGGTATCGTAGACGAAATCATCCTTGTTGATGATGGTAGTACCGACAATACAATTGAACTCGCTTTGAGTCATGGCTTAACAGTCATCAAACATAAAGAAAATCGTGGTTACGGTGGAAACCAGAAAACCTGCTACCAATACGCACTTGAGCATGGCGCCGAGTATGTCGTCATGCTTCATCCCGACTACCAATATGACAGTCGTGTGGTTGGTGTAGCCATTCAGCTTTTGAAATTAGGGATTTGTGATGTAGTGCTTGGCTCACGAATTCGTACACGGCGAGAAGCGCTTGCAGGTGGCATGCCGGCCTGGAAATATCTTGCTAATCGTCTTTTGACTATTACAGAAAATG
This window encodes:
- a CDS encoding glycosyltransferase family 2 protein produces the protein MPIHTSLMSPSIKQLEPAVAPDCAEVMTQIQSMEPLLEEIERNCIPQGKTIIVMPAFNAASTLSKTLTDLPTGIVDEIILVDDGSTDNTIELALSHGLTVIKHKENRGYGGNQKTCYQYALEHGAEYVVMLHPDYQYDSRVVGVAIQLLKLGICDVVLGSRIRTRREALAGGMPAWKYLANRLLTITENVALGQNVGDFHSGFRAYRKEVLETIPFEYNSDDFVFDSQFLAQAVHFNFRIGDIPVPVRYFPEASSINFRRCVKYGLGTLAVLARFWAQRLRIRPSRIFFSKQIDSDSENRIQLQ